One genomic segment of Amycolatopsis granulosa includes these proteins:
- a CDS encoding tyrosine-type recombinase/integrase encodes MRTALDTYVKPDQLALLFTGERDGNALRRPNFNQRSRWTEVVAKMGLKGLHFHDLRHAGNIWASKAGTSTKDLMARMGHDDMRAALIYQRATSDADGRIADRLSRLVEEHRQGATDEG; translated from the coding sequence TTGCGCACCGCCCTTGACACCTACGTGAAGCCGGATCAGCTCGCGCTGCTGTTCACGGGCGAGCGGGACGGCAACGCATTGCGTCGGCCGAACTTCAACCAGCGGTCTCGCTGGACCGAGGTCGTCGCGAAGATGGGGCTCAAGGGGCTGCACTTCCACGACCTGCGGCACGCGGGCAACATCTGGGCCTCCAAGGCCGGAACCTCCACCAAGGACCTGATGGCCCGGATGGGGCACGACGACATGCGGGCGGCCCTGATCTACCAGCGGGCGACCAGCGACGCTGACGGGCGGATCGCGGACCGGCTCTCCCGGCTCGTCGAGGAGCACCGGCAGGGGGCCACGGATGAGGGCTAA